A DNA window from Calliphora vicina chromosome 1, idCalVici1.1, whole genome shotgun sequence contains the following coding sequences:
- the LOC135963769 gene encoding uncharacterized protein LOC135963769 — MAPINVTSSNEKSLLNTVYNHLKIYKPSHLRVGDHVRISKYKNIFEKGYTPNWTTEIFTIRSIQNTNPPTYILEDYEGNPIKGGFYKEEILRTSYPNSYLIEKVLKTKANKVYVKWLGFSNQHNSWINKNDLL; from the coding sequence ATGGCACCTATCAATGTAACATCTTCTAATGAAAAATCTTTGCTAAATACTGTGTACAACCATCTTAAGATATACAAACCATCCCATTTACGTGTTGGAGATCATGTACGTAtcagtaaatataaaaatatattcgaaAAAGGATATACTCCCAACTGGACTACAGAAATATTTACGATACGATCTATACAAAACACCAATCCTCCAACATATATATTAGAGGACTATGAAGGAAATCCAATAAAAGGAGGATTTTACAAGGAGGAAATTTTACGCACAAGTTATCCTAATTCATATCTGATTGAAAAAGTCTTGAAAACCAAGGCCAACAAAGTTTATGTAAAATGGTTGGGCTTTTCAAATCAACATAATTCATggataaataaaaatgatttattgtaa
- the LOC135963759 gene encoding uncharacterized protein LOC135963759, whose translation MSEMLNIAEEPISDEDVVKRDYHSYVPYIQSFKNNDEIRITIQNQDLYILPSESYLYIEGNLKTAKSENAPNAKLRNNCVGHMFDEIRYEINGIEIDRTRYLGISTEAKNYISLNSFESNMMSNAGWSTEGDISRSSFNFCVPLNRLLGFAEDFNKVICNSKHDLILLRSSKDTNACYSTDANEEISVSITSIVWKVQHIHLSDYKKIQFMKTIKDGKSLPIAFRSWDCYYNPTFPGGMKHSWNVKLSTNRERPRFVIFLFVKDNKFVHSDLSNIKVHLNSDTYPYDDLNLKFDENRYAILYEMYAKFQQNYYMKEPQPLLSFTEFKNNPIAIIDISNQNESIKGGPIDLKIQFETRTSIPKNTSAYCLILHDRLIEYSPLTGIVRKIV comes from the coding sequence atgtctgAAATGTTAAATATTGCTGAGGAACCAATATCCGATGAGGATGTTGTTAAACGAGATTATCATAGCTATGTACCCTATATACagtcttttaaaaataatgatgaaattagaataacaattcaaaatcaagatttatatattttaccttCTGAAAGCTACTTATATATAGagggaaatttaaaaacagCGAAAAGTGAAAATGCTCCTAACGCTAAACTAAGGAATAACTGCGTAGGACATATGTTTGACGAAATACGTTATGAGATTAATGGTATAGAAATTGATCGAACGCGGTATCTTGGTATATCAACCGAAGCTAAAAATTACATTTCCCTAAATTCGTTTGAAAGCAATATGATGAGCAATGCTGGATGGAGTACTGAGGGTGATATTTCGAGGTcatcatttaatttttgtgttccACTTAACCGTTTGCTTGGATTTGCTGAGGATTTTAATAAAGTAATTTGTAACAGCAAGCATGACTTAATTCTTTTAAGAAGTTCAAAAGATACAAATGCTTGTTACTCAACTGATGCGAATGAAGAAATCAGTGTATCAATTACAAGCATTGTATGGAAAGTTCAACACATTCATTTGTCAGACTAcaagaaaattcaatttatgaAAACCATTAAAGATGGAAAATCTTTGCCGATAGCATTTCGTAGTTGGGATTGCTACTATAATCCCACATTTCCGGGCGGAATGAAGCACAGCTGGAACGTTAAACTTTCTACAAACAGAGAAAGACCacgatttgtaatatttttatttgtaaaggataataaatttgttcattCTGATTTATCGAATATTAAAGTACACTTAAATTCGGATACTTATCCTTAcgatgatttaaatttaaagtttgatGAAAATCGTTATGCAATCCTATACGAAATGTATGCAAAGTTTCAACAAAACTATTATATGAAGGAACCGCAGCCACTCCTATCAtttacagaatttaaaaataatccaaTTGCTATAATTGATATCAGTAATCAAAATGAATCTATTAAAGGAGGACCTATTGatctaaaaattcaatttgaaacCAGGACATCTATACCCAAGAATACATCAGCATATTGCTTAATACTCCATGATCGTTTAATTGAGTACTCACCTTTAACTGGAATTGTtcgcaaaattgtttaa